Proteins encoded together in one Streptomyces sp. NBC_01408 window:
- a CDS encoding bile acid:sodium symporter family protein, with the protein MRRPHLPARLPLDPYVLALLGTVGLAALLPARGEAATVADGAATAAVALLFFLYGARLSTREALDGLRHWRLHVTVLACTFLLFPLLGLAARGLVPTLLTPPLYSGLLFLCLVPSTIQSSIAFTSMARGNVPAAICAGSFSSLAGILLTPLLAAALLGGGAGGFSLGSLLRIVLQLLLPFLLGQFLRRWVGDFLARNKRVLGRVDRASILLVVYAAFSAGMAAGIWHQVSLPRLGGLLLVEAVLLAVMLLVSWYGAKRLGFGRADRVAIQFAGSKKSLAAGLPMASVLFGAQASLAVLPLMLFHQMQLMVCAVLARRRAQDPAEHSGAELPAGRVADVSRPAQHPAPQAR; encoded by the coding sequence ATGCGCCGTCCGCACCTCCCCGCCCGGCTGCCCCTGGACCCGTACGTCCTGGCCCTGCTCGGCACCGTCGGCCTCGCAGCGCTGCTGCCCGCCCGCGGCGAGGCCGCGACCGTCGCCGACGGCGCCGCCACCGCCGCCGTGGCCCTGCTCTTCTTCCTCTACGGCGCGCGGCTCTCCACCCGCGAGGCCCTCGACGGACTGCGCCACTGGCGGCTCCACGTCACCGTGCTCGCCTGCACCTTCCTGCTCTTCCCGCTCCTGGGCCTGGCCGCCCGGGGCCTGGTCCCGACCCTGCTGACGCCCCCGCTCTACAGCGGCCTGCTCTTCCTCTGCCTGGTCCCCTCGACCATCCAGTCCTCCATCGCCTTCACGTCGATGGCCCGCGGAAACGTCCCCGCGGCGATCTGCGCCGGCTCCTTCTCCAGCCTCGCCGGGATCCTCCTCACCCCCCTCCTCGCCGCCGCCCTGCTCGGCGGCGGCGCGGGCGGCTTCTCCCTCGGCTCCCTGCTCAGGATCGTCCTCCAGCTCCTGCTGCCCTTCCTCCTGGGACAGTTCCTGCGCCGCTGGGTCGGTGACTTCCTCGCACGCAACAAGCGGGTCCTCGGCCGCGTCGACCGGGCTTCGATCCTGCTCGTCGTCTACGCGGCCTTCAGCGCGGGCATGGCCGCGGGCATCTGGCACCAGGTGAGCCTCCCGCGCCTCGGCGGCCTGCTGCTGGTGGAGGCCGTGCTCCTCGCCGTCATGCTCCTCGTCAGCTGGTACGGCGCGAAGCGGCTCGGCTTCGGCCGCGCCGACCGCGTGGCCATCCAGTTCGCCGGGTCGAAGAAGAGCCTGGCCGCCGGACTCCCCATGGCCAGCGTCCTGTTCGGGGCCCAGGCGAGCCTCGCCGTGCTGCCGCTGATGCTGTTCCACCAGATGCAGCTGATGGTCTGCGCGGTCCTCGCCCGCCGCCGCGCCCAGGACCCGGCCGAGCACTCCGGCGCCGAACTTCCCGCCGGGCGTGTGGCGGACGTCTCCCGGCCCGCCCAACACCCCGCCCCGCAGGCCCGGTAA
- a CDS encoding LysR substrate-binding domain-containing protein has product MYDPVQLRTFLTVAQTLSFTQAAGRLGVGQSTVSQHVRRLEEATGRPLFARDTHRVELTEDGEALLGFARTILEAHERAAAFFAGTRLRGRLRFGASEDFVLTRLPEILEGFRHEHPEVDLELSVELSGTLHERLDAGRLDLVLAKRRGPGDERGRLVWRDRMVWIGAEGLRVDPERPVPLIVFPPPGITRARALEALEREGRAWRIACTSGSLSGLVAAARAGLGVMAHTRGLIPPGLVRIGGLPELGPVDFALLQGQRPTAAGEALAAAVLAGGDRLSRPA; this is encoded by the coding sequence ATGTACGACCCTGTCCAGCTGCGCACCTTCCTCACGGTCGCCCAGACCCTCAGCTTCACGCAGGCCGCCGGGCGGCTGGGCGTGGGGCAGTCCACGGTCAGCCAGCACGTGCGGCGGCTGGAGGAGGCGACGGGCCGGCCGCTGTTCGCCCGGGACACGCACCGCGTGGAGCTGACGGAGGACGGCGAGGCGCTGCTGGGCTTCGCCCGGACGATCCTGGAGGCCCACGAGCGGGCGGCGGCCTTCTTCGCGGGAACGCGGCTGCGCGGGCGGCTGCGGTTCGGGGCCTCGGAGGACTTCGTGCTCACGCGGCTGCCGGAGATCCTGGAGGGCTTCCGGCACGAGCATCCCGAGGTGGATCTGGAGCTGTCGGTGGAGCTGTCGGGCACGCTGCACGAGCGGCTGGACGCGGGGCGCCTCGATCTGGTGCTGGCGAAGCGGCGGGGGCCGGGGGACGAGCGGGGCCGGCTGGTGTGGCGGGACCGGATGGTGTGGATCGGGGCGGAGGGGCTGCGGGTGGATCCGGAGCGGCCGGTGCCGCTCATCGTGTTCCCGCCGCCGGGGATCACCCGGGCCCGTGCGCTGGAGGCGCTGGAGCGGGAGGGCCGGGCGTGGCGGATCGCGTGTACGAGCGGCAGCCTGAGCGGGCTGGTCGCGGCGGCGCGGGCCGGGCTGGGCGTGATGGCGCACACCCGGGGGCTGATCCCGCCGGGCCTGGTGCGGATCGGCGGGCTGCCGGAGCTGGGGCCGGTGGACTTCGCGTTGCTCCAGGGGCAGCGGCCGACTGCTGCCGGTGAGGCGTTGGCCGCCGCCGTTCTCGCCGGGGGCGACCGG
- the fdhD gene encoding formate dehydrogenase accessory sulfurtransferase FdhD, translated as MGRVTERRRVVRIRNGTAGIRPDTLVTEEPLEIRLNGKPLAITMRTPGDDFALAVGFLVSEGVLGSASDVRAVTYCEGADEDGVNTYNVVNVQLAAGVPVPDITLERNVYTTSSCGLCGKASLDAVRTATRFPGAAADDAVRVPARLLGTLPDRLRAAQKVFDRTGGLHAAGLFSAEGELLDVREDVGRHNAVDKVVGRALREGRLPLTGAVLLVSGRASFELAQKAVMAGIPVLAAVSAPSSLAVDLALESGLTLVGFLRGADMNIYAGEERITL; from the coding sequence ATGGGACGGGTCACCGAGCGTCGCCGCGTCGTCCGGATCCGGAACGGCACCGCCGGGATCCGGCCGGACACGCTGGTGACCGAGGAACCGCTGGAGATTCGGCTGAACGGCAAGCCGCTGGCCATCACGATGCGGACCCCCGGCGACGATTTCGCGCTGGCGGTGGGCTTCCTGGTGAGCGAAGGGGTCCTCGGCTCCGCCTCGGACGTGCGGGCCGTCACCTACTGCGAGGGCGCGGACGAGGACGGAGTCAACACCTACAACGTCGTGAACGTGCAGCTGGCCGCCGGCGTGCCGGTGCCGGACATCACACTGGAGCGGAACGTCTACACCACCTCCTCCTGCGGCCTGTGCGGGAAGGCCAGCCTGGACGCCGTCCGTACCGCGACCCGTTTCCCGGGGGCCGCCGCCGACGATGCGGTACGGGTCCCCGCGCGGCTCCTCGGCACGCTCCCGGACCGGCTCCGCGCGGCCCAGAAGGTCTTCGACCGGACCGGCGGGCTGCACGCGGCCGGCCTGTTCTCGGCCGAGGGCGAGCTGCTGGACGTACGGGAGGACGTGGGGCGGCACAACGCCGTCGACAAGGTGGTCGGCCGGGCCCTGCGCGAGGGCAGGCTGCCGCTGACCGGGGCCGTCCTGCTGGTGTCGGGCCGGGCCTCCTTCGAGCTCGCGCAGAAGGCCGTCATGGCGGGCATCCCGGTCCTGGCCGCCGTCTCGGCCCCGTCCTCGCTCGCCGTGGACCTGGCGCTGGAGTCGGGGCTGACGCTGGTGGGGTTCCTGCGCGGGGCGGACATGAACATCTACGCGGGCGAGGAGCGGATCACCCTCTGA
- a CDS encoding (2Fe-2S) ferredoxin domain-containing protein, with translation MTWTRPIAARAERPCTLVVCRGCCCGDPRKNPGSDHAGQLARLRAAAAASEGQLAVRTSDCLGPCAQANVIVVQPTSEARRRGARAAWFGWALDDTATDEIIAWAESGGPGSTPLPATLDLHRIEPPDPKPAASPSSSSRRTRRNR, from the coding sequence GTGACCTGGACACGCCCGATCGCCGCCCGCGCCGAACGCCCCTGCACCCTGGTGGTCTGCCGCGGCTGCTGCTGCGGAGACCCCCGCAAGAACCCCGGCTCCGACCACGCCGGGCAGCTCGCCCGGCTGCGCGCGGCGGCCGCCGCCTCCGAGGGCCAGCTGGCCGTCCGTACGAGCGACTGCCTCGGCCCCTGCGCGCAGGCCAACGTGATCGTGGTCCAGCCCACCAGCGAGGCCCGCCGCCGGGGCGCCCGCGCGGCCTGGTTCGGCTGGGCCCTGGACGACACCGCCACCGACGAGATCATCGCCTGGGCCGAATCCGGCGGGCCGGGCTCCACCCCCCTCCCGGCCACGCTCGACCTCCACCGCATCGAGCCCCCGGACCCGAAGCCGGCCGCGTCCCCGTCCTCTTCCTCCCGCCGCACCCGCCGGAACCGCTGA